One segment of Solanum lycopersicum chromosome 1, SLM_r2.1 DNA contains the following:
- the LOC101245296 gene encoding nifU-like protein 2, chloroplastic, with protein sequence MQSAMLLNPPTPSSSYVSRSFQTLDSPSSSSSCSPSSSTATLFLPPLPLEISGFFGTRVSSWTRPNSSPRSLRRASQFRVVKAVATPNSAVEPNSSLELPLTSENIESVLDEIRPYLISDGGNVALHEIDGNVVKLKLQGACGSCPSSVTTMKLGIERRLMEKIPEIVAVEAVPDEETGLELNEENIEKVLEEIRPYLVGAAGGSLELVAIEEPIVKVRITGPAAGVMTVRVAVTQKLREKIPSIAAVQLLQ encoded by the exons ATGCAATCAGCCATGCTATTGAATCCTCCAACTCCTTCTTCTTCATATGTTTCTAGAAGTTTCCAAACCCTAGATTctccatcttcatcttcatcatgCTCTCCTTCTTCTTCCACCGCCACTCTCTTTCTTCCTCCTCTTCCTCTCGAG ATTTCTGGCTTCTTTGGAACTCGAGTTTCCTCTTGGACTAGGCCCAATTCATCACCACGCTCCCTCCGTAGAGCTTCACAGTTTCGAG TTGTGAAAGCTGTTGCAACTCCAAATTCAGCAGTAGAGCCAAATTCATCATTAGAGTTACCGCTTACTTCAGAGAACATTGAGAGTGTGCTGGATGAAATTCGACCATATCTGATTTCAGATGGAGGAAACGTTGCATTGCATGAAATTGATGGCAATGTTGTGAAGCTAAAACTTCAAGGAGCGTGTGGATCCTGTCCAAGTTCAGTCACGACAATGAAATTGGGAATTGAGCGTCGTTTGATGGAAAAGATACCAGAGATTGTTGCTGTTGAAGCAGTACCAGATGAAGAAACTGGCCTTGAGCTTAACGAGGAAAACATAGAGAAG GTTCTTGAAGAGATACGGCCATATCTTGTTGGGGCAGCTGGTGGAAGTTTAGAACTTGTGGCAATTGAGGAGCCAATAGTTAAAGTCCGAATCACAGGTCCTGCAGCTGGTGTAATGACAGTTCGTGTGGCTGTAACTCAGAAACTGAGGGAAAAGATACCATCAATAGCAGCAGTTCAACTCTTGCAGTAG